Genomic segment of bacterium:
GCTTAACCAGACTACGATTCCTCTTCTATCCTACTAATTTTCAATTTTTTTAACTATTTTATCTGAAATTNNNNNNNNNNNNNNNNNNNNNNNNNNNNNNNNNNNNNNNNNNNNNNNNNNNNNNNNNNNNNNNNNNNNNNNNNNNNNNNNNNNNNNNNNNNNNNNNNNNNTATCTGAATAAGTCGGGGCGCTCGGATTTGAACCGAGGACTTCTTGGTCCCAAACCAAGCGCGCTTAACCGGACTGCGCTACGCCCCGATTCTTTATTTTCTCTTTAATATACTCCCTTCCTTTTCCTGTCTTTAATTCCTTCTCTCTTTTTATCGCTTCCTTTCTACTATTATAACACTCTTTTAAAACTATTTCCCACTCCCCTTTCCCCTTTGTATACCTACTCCATCCTCTATTATGATATTCTAACCTCTTTTCTATATCTTCTGTCTGACCTATATATATTCTACCTTCTTTATTTTTTAATACATACACCCAGTACATATTTTTACTTAATATTTCTCGGATTTGAACCGAGGACCTTCCGCCTCAGGCGGACGCGCTTAACCGGACTGCGCTACGCCCCGAAATAAACTACAAATAATTATACTTTCAAAATCTGAAAAAATCAATTATAATTTTTGTATGAAAATAATAGTTGCTCCTAATTCTTTTAAAGGTTGTTTAACATCAATTGAAGTAACAGAAATAATTGAAAAAGAGATTAAAAAAATTTTACCTTCATCAGAAATCATAAAATTCCCTCTTGCTGATGGTGGAGATGGAACTCTTGAAGTTTTAAAAAGTTTAATCGGCGGTAAATATATTGAAATTGAAGCAACTGACCCTCTTAGAAGAAAAATAAAAACAAAATATATTAAAAAAAACAATGTTGCTTATATAGAGATGGCTAAAATTTCTGGCCTTGCACTTCTTAAAGAAAATGAAAAAAATCCTTTAAAAACAACAACTTTTGGACTTGGAGAAATTATAATTGATGCAATAGATAAAGGATGTAAAAAAATCTATATAGGGGTTGGAGGAAGCGCTACAAACGATGGTGGGACAGGTGCTTTAACTGCTATTGGTTTTAGATTTATTAATAAGAATGGAAAAATTATTTATCCTGGAAAAGGAGAAGACCTTTTAGGAATAAATAAAATTGAGTACCCTGAAAATTATGAAAAATTAAAAAAAATTGAATTTACAATCCTTTCAGATGTAAAAAATCCCCTGTATGGTAAAAATGGTGCTGCCTATGTATACGCTTTCCAGAAAGGTGCAAATGAAAGTATGGTTGAAATTCTTGACAATGGATTAAGAAATTATGCAAAAGTTATAAAGAAATATACAGGAATAGAAATAAATAAAGTAGAAGGTTCTGGTGCTGCAGGTGGAATCGTTGCTGGTTTTGTTTCTTTTCTCAAGTCAAAAGTTATTTCAGGTATAGAGTTTATTTTAAAAATAGGAAATTTTGAGGAAAAAATAAAAAAAGCAGACATTATAATAACAGGAGAGGGTAAAATTGATACTCAATCTTTTTTTGGAAAAGCAGTAGGAGTTATTTTGAAGTATTCAGAAAAATATAAAATTACTGTAATAGTTCTTGCTGGAATTGTTGATGAAAAAATTTACAGATTTTTAAAAAGTCCATATATCTCAATTTTCAGTATTGTTCCTGGTCCTGTTCCTCTTAAAGATTCAATTGAAAATTCAAAAAAATATTTGGAAATAAGGACAAGAGAGATTTTAAAATTGCTCAAAATTAATCTCTCTTGAAAAATTTTGTTTAATTTTTTATAA
This window contains:
- a CDS encoding GIY-YIG nuclease family protein, translated to MYWVYVLKNKEGRIYIGQTEDIEKRLEYHNRGWSRYTKGKGEWEIVLKECYNSRKEAIKREKELKTGKGREYIKEKIKNRGVAQSG
- a CDS encoding glycerate kinase, producing MKIIVAPNSFKGCLTSIEVTEIIEKEIKKILPSSEIIKFPLADGGDGTLEVLKSLIGGKYIEIEATDPLRRKIKTKYIKKNNVAYIEMAKISGLALLKENEKNPLKTTTFGLGEIIIDAIDKGCKKIYIGVGGSATNDGGTGALTAIGFRFINKNGKIIYPGKGEDLLGINKIEYPENYEKLKKIEFTILSDVKNPLYGKNGAAYVYAFQKGANESMVEILDNGLRNYAKVIKKYTGIEINKVEGSGAAGGIVAGFVSFLKSKVISGIEFILKIGNFEEKIKKADIIITGEGKIDTQSFFGKAVGVILKYSEKYKITVIVLAGIVDEKIYRFLKSPYISIFSIVPGPVPLKDSIENSKKYLEIRTREILKLLKINLS